Below is a window of Arabidopsis thaliana chromosome 2, partial sequence DNA.
NNNNNNNNNNNNNNNNNNNNNNNNNNNNNNNNNNNNNNNNNNNNNNNNNNNNNNNNNNNNNNNNNNNNNNNNNNNNNNNNNNNNNNNNNNNNNNNNNNNNNNNNNNNNNNNNNNNNNNNNNNNNNNNNNNNNNNNNNNNNNNNNNNNNNNNNNNNNNNNNNNNNNNNNNNNNNNNNNNNNNNNNNNNNNNNNNNNNNNNNNNNNNNNNNNNNNNNNNNNNNNNNNNNNNNNNNNNNNNNNNNNNNNNNNNNNNNNNNNNNNNNNNNNNNNNNNNNNNNNNNNNNNNNNNNNNNNNNNNNNNNNNNNNNNNNNNNNNNNNNNNNNNNNNNNNNNNNNNNNNNNNNNNNNNNNNNNNNNNNNNNNNNNNNNNNNNNNNNNNNNNNNNNNNNNNNNNNNNNNNNNNNNNNNNNNNNNNNNNNNNNNNNNNNNNNNNNNNNNNNNNNNNNNNNNNNNNNNNNNNNNNNNNNNNNNNNNNNNNNNNNNNNNNNNNNNNNNNNNNNNNNNNNNNNNNNNNNNNNNNNNNNNNNNNNNNNNNNNNNNNNNNNNNNNNNNNNNNNNNNNNNNNNNNNNNNNNNNNNNNNNNNNNNNNNNNNNNNNNNNNNNNNNNNNNNNNNNNNNNNNNNNNNNNNNNNNNNNNNNNNNNNNNNNNNNNNNNNNNNNNNNNNNNNNNNNNNNNNNNNNNNNNNNNNNNNNNNNNNNNNNNNNNNNNNNNNNNNNNNNNNNNNNNNNNNNNNNNNNNNNNNNNNNNNNNNNNNNNNNNNNNNNNNNNNNNNNNNNNNNNNNNNNNNNNNNNNNNNNNNNNNNNNNNNNNNNNNNNNNNNNNNNNNNNNNNNNNNNNNNNNNNNNNNNNNNNNNNNNNNNNNNNNNNNNNNNNNNNNNNNNNNNNNNNNNNNNNNNNNNNNNNNNNNNNNNNNNNNNNNNNNNNNNNNNNNNNNNNNNNNNNNNNNNNNNNNNNNNNNNNNNNNNNNNNNNNNNNNNNNNNNNNNNNNNNNNNNNNNNNGAATTCGTCGACCAGGACGGCGGAATGCTCGACCAGGACGATGAATGGGCGATGAAAATCTATCGGGTTAGAGGAATGGTCGACCGGGTCCGAGAATTCGTCGACCAGGACGAGGAGTGGTCGAGGATTTGTCGACCAGGAGTTGAAATCGTCGACCGGGTCCGAGAATTCGTCGACCAGGACGGCGGAACCCTCGACCAGGACGATGAATGGGCGATGAAAATCTATCGGGTTCGAGGAATGGTCGACCAGAAGTTGGAATCGTCGACCGGGTCCGAGAATTCGTCGACCAGGCCGAGGAGTGGTCGAGGATTTGTCGACCAGGAGTTGAAATCGTCGACCGGGACCGAGAATTCGTCGACCAGGACGGCGGAACCCTCGACCAGGACGATGAATGGGCGATGAAAATCTATCGGGTTCGAGGAATGGTCGACCAGGGGTTGAAATCGTCGACCAGGTCCGAGACTTCATCGACCGGGTCCGAGGATTCGTCGACCAGGACGGCCGGATGtccgagaaaaaaaaatgttgccGAATAACTTTCGAAAATCATTGGATATGATGCAATGTTTTGTGATCGAATCTCTTAAAATACATCAATAAAGAGTTTAGGATGTCAAGTTTGCATCAAATATGCCCACGGAGCCCCAACTAGACCATGAAAATCCGTTGTTGTATCAGGTCAAATGACCTAGCTAGAGGTGTCagaaaattatgtaaatttacCAGAAAATAGGATTTAGTATCCTTATGATGCATGCTAAaaagaattttcaaattccaagtatttctttttttttggcaccGGTGTCTCCTCAGACATTTCAATGTCTGTTGGTGCCAAGAGGGAAAAGGGCTATTAAGCTATATAGGGGGGTGGGTGTTGAGGGAGTCTGGGCAGTCCGTGGGAACCCCCTTTTTCGGTTCGGACTTGGGTAGCGATCGAGGGATGGTATCGGATATCGACACGAGGAATGACCGACCGTCCGGCCGCCGGGATTTTCGCCGGAAAACTTTTTCGGCGACTTTTCCGGCGATCGGTTTTGTTGCCTTTTTCCGAGTTTTCTCAGCAGTTCTCGGACAAAAACTGATGAATCGTCGAGGAGAATGAGCTTGCCTTGCGTGGGCTGCCATTAGTTCTTCGAGGCGTTAGGGTGGCGGCGGTATAAAAGTGTCGGAGTTTTTTCAGCAGTTCTCGGACAAAAATTGCTGAGTGGCCGAGAAGAATGGGCGTGTCATGCGTGGGCTGACATGGATTCTTCGAGGCCTAGGGGTGGCGGTATATAACTTGTTCGCATGATATTACCGAGATGTCCCCACGGGCATCTTTTCACCTCGTCGCCGAAGAGAATGGGCGTGTCATGCATGGGCTGACATGGATTCTCCTAGGCCGTTTGGGTGGCGGTATAGTCGTCCTGCGCACGAAATACCGAGATGTCCCCATGGGCATCGATTCCACCCGCCTAGGTTGGATGGGCGTGCTTCGTTGGAAAGCATGGATCCGCCTAGGCTGTCCCGAGTGTGAGCGAGGTGTGAGTGTCGCCCATGGGCATCGACACCTTGCGGCTAGGAACTGGAACGAGATGGGTGGCGAAGATTTCGAGTAGCACTTCATACTACCGTCGGTTTTTTAAACCTTCcgagttttgttgatgttatTCCGAGAATTAGCAAACCGTAACGAAGATGTTCTTGGCAACCATCTTTTGATGGGAGTCCGGCTGTTCGATAGCCGGCCAAGGGTGATGAACGAAATGTGAACCCTTGTCTCGCCTAGGTTGGATGGGCGTGCTTCGTTGGAAAGCATGGATCCGCCTAGGCTGTCCCGAGTGTGAGCGAGGTGTGAGTGTCGCCCATGGGCATCGACACCTTGCGGCTAGGAACTGGAACGAGACGGGTAGCAAAGATTTCGAGTAGCACTTCATACTACCGTGGGTTTTTTAAACCTTCCGAGTTTTGTTGATGTGTTTCCGAGAATTAGCAAACCGTAACGAAGATGTTCTTGGCAACCATCTTTTGATGGGAGTCCGGCTGTTCGAAAGCCGGCCAAGGGTGATGAACGAAATGTGAACCCTTGTCTCGCCTAGGTTGGATGGGCGTGCTTCGTTGGAAAGCATGGATCCGCCTAGGCTGTCCCGAAGGTATCTCGCGCTTGTACGGCTTTGGCTTGGATTCGTccgtcttctttcttcttagcCGAGTACTTCGGTAGAGTAGTTGGAACgattgatgattttgagttaATTGAACGTTCGGCGTATGAGTGGTGATCGGATAGCTAGTGTTCGTAGGCTCCATGCTCGCGCATCGAACTACCTACCACCTATCCTTCTCAGTTAATTCACGGGCGATGTTACGCTCGATGATGAGTTCCGGGGCCTGTGTTTCGTACCTAATTTGAAGGAATTGTTGAGTTTGGTTTACACCTTTGCCCGCGGCTTCTCCTTCGTGGGGAAGTCGTGGGCACAAACATCGGCGCTTGTTCACCTCTCGTCATCGCATTTGTTGCCTTGCTCGCATTGGTGAATGAGTTGCGGGTTGAAATCTCGGATGCGGAAAAGTTGTCGACGGTGACTCGAAGTGATTCAGTCCCGCCAAAGCTCATCCGTCCTTCGGGCAAAAGATGACGGTCAAGACCTCgtcctttctctctttccattGCGTTTGAGAGGATGTGGCGGGGAATTGCCGTGATCGATGAATGCTACCTGGTTGATCCTGCCAGTAGTCATATGCTTGTCTCAAAGATTAAGCCATGCATGTGTAAGTATGAACGAATTCAGACTGTGAAACTGCGAATGGCTCATTAAATCAGTTATAGTTTGTTTGATGGTAACTACTACTCGGATAACCGTAGTAATTCTAGAGCTAATACGTGCAACAAACCCCGACTTATGGAAGGGACGCATTTATTAGATAAAAGGTCGACGCGGGCTCTGCCCGTTGCTCTGATGATTCATGATAACTCGACGGATCGCATGGCCTCTGTGCTGGCGACGCATCATTCAAATTTCTGCCCTATCAACTTTCGATGGTAGGATAGTGGCCTACCATGGTGGTAACGGGTGACGGAGAATTAGGGTTCGATTCCGGAGAGGGAGCCTGAGAAACGGCTACCACATCCAAGGA
It encodes the following:
- a CDS encoding maternal effect embryo arrest protein (FUNCTIONS IN: molecular_function unknown; INVOLVED IN: biological_process unknown; LOCATED IN: cellular_component unknown; BEST Arabidopsis thaliana protein match is: maternal effect embryo arrest 38 (TAIR:AT3G43160.1).) codes for the protein MLDQDDEWAMKIYRVRGMVDRVREFVDQDEEWSRICRPGVEIVDRVREFVDQDGGTLDQDDEWAMKIYRVRGMVDQKLESSTGSETSSTGSEDSSTRTAGWGWVLRESGQSVGTPFFGSDLGSDRGMVSDIDTRNDRPSGRRDFRRKTFSATFPAIGFVAFFRVFSAVLGQKLMNRRGE